Proteins from one Chroococcidiopsis sp. CCMEE 29 genomic window:
- a CDS encoding FHA domain-containing protein produces MLVCPNCNHPNPDGAAQCEACYTPLPATTNCPSCGTPVQTDASFCGQCGFNLRSSPAAAAEETVATDFPSKMPDLVPPEPLVQPEILVSSPSSPEPMPVPATEVTVPKNQETSSGGSTPPPSQPSRGNVAASSQTQLQQQKAQLLHIQTNTLIELPQNLSVIHLGKANDRIPPDIDVAGFPNSEIVSRVHADIRVEADAYYIEDVGSSNGTYVNNLVLAPGNRHRLRAGDRIALGKGDLVSFLFQVA; encoded by the coding sequence ATGCTTGTCTGCCCCAACTGCAATCACCCTAATCCGGATGGCGCTGCTCAGTGTGAGGCTTGCTATACTCCCTTACCAGCGACTACAAATTGCCCCAGCTGTGGCACACCTGTGCAGACAGATGCTAGCTTCTGCGGTCAATGTGGCTTTAATCTGCGCTCTAGTCCCGCAGCGGCAGCGGAAGAAACAGTTGCGACTGACTTTCCCTCCAAAATGCCCGACTTAGTACCCCCTGAGCCGTTAGTGCAACCAGAAATATTGGTTTCTAGTCCCAGCTCACCTGAACCCATGCCGGTACCAGCAACCGAGGTGACAGTACCTAAAAACCAGGAAACTAGCAGCGGAGGCAGCACCCCACCACCATCTCAACCATCACGGGGGAACGTTGCTGCAAGTTCCCAAACCCAATTGCAACAGCAAAAGGCACAGCTTTTGCATATCCAAACCAATACATTGATTGAGTTGCCGCAGAATCTATCTGTAATTCACCTTGGCAAGGCAAATGACCGAATTCCACCAGATATAGATGTTGCGGGTTTTCCGAATTCGGAGATTGTCTCGCGGGTTCATGCTGATATCCGCGTGGAAGCAGACGCTTACTATATTGAAGATGTAGGGAGTTCCAATGGCACCTATGTTAACAATTTAGTGCTGGCACCCGGTAATCGGCACCGCTTGCGAGCAGGCGATCGCATCGCTCTTGGTAAGGGAGACCTAGTATCGTTCTTATTTCAAGTTGCTTAG
- a CDS encoding sucrase ferredoxin has protein sequence MSINETLSDCRFCSVLSQANGEDPIGSAGTPEHYLIIEAAPPWSVEIWLEPQPMPQQVLDALSFVWERGVKIRQLAIAPDCEYSQPGYTRILYYRRPAGLFAKFQKLEFIVPDDLVGSLAIALLKQPNDLPSFEQYRQKTDHIRELLVCNHGNHDAACGKFGYPIYKKLRSEYAASGGQLRVWRCSHFGGHQFAPTLIDLPYGHYWGHLQPEMLDLLVRRNGSVKGLYPFYRGWAGLSKFEQIVEREIWMQEGWDWLNYHKAGQVLASDEANEKKYADWAEVRIDFTTPDGSMSGAYEARVNYSPLATQSRELSIALQQPRPKNKTTRNL, from the coding sequence ATGTCAATCAACGAGACTCTTAGCGATTGCCGTTTCTGCTCAGTTCTTTCCCAGGCTAATGGTGAAGACCCCATTGGCTCAGCGGGAACACCGGAACACTACCTCATTATTGAGGCAGCACCTCCTTGGTCAGTAGAAATTTGGCTCGAACCTCAGCCAATGCCACAGCAAGTTCTCGATGCTTTGAGTTTTGTTTGGGAGCGTGGAGTGAAGATTCGGCAATTAGCAATTGCTCCAGACTGCGAGTACTCCCAACCAGGTTATACCCGCATCCTCTACTATCGCCGACCAGCAGGGTTATTTGCCAAGTTTCAGAAGCTGGAGTTCATTGTACCTGATGACTTAGTAGGCTCTTTGGCAATTGCTTTACTGAAACAGCCGAATGATTTGCCGTCTTTTGAGCAATATCGGCAAAAAACAGACCACATTCGGGAGCTCCTGGTTTGCAATCATGGCAATCACGATGCGGCTTGTGGCAAGTTTGGTTATCCCATATACAAAAAATTGCGCTCTGAGTATGCGGCTTCTGGCGGTCAACTGCGTGTATGGCGATGCAGCCATTTTGGGGGTCACCAGTTCGCACCTACCCTAATTGACCTGCCTTATGGACACTACTGGGGTCATTTGCAGCCAGAAATGTTGGATCTCCTTGTTCGGCGGAATGGTTCTGTCAAAGGACTATACCCGTTCTACCGGGGTTGGGCTGGTTTATCCAAGTTTGAGCAAATCGTGGAACGAGAGATATGGATGCAAGAGGGCTGGGACTGGCTCAACTACCACAAGGCAGGTCAAGTGCTGGCGAGCGATGAAGCGAACGAGAAGAAGTACGCTGACTGGGCTGAGGTACGTATCGACTTCACAACTCCCGACGGGAGCATGTCTGGGGCATATGAAGCCAGAGTAAACTACTCCCCGCTTGCTACGCAGAGCAGGGAGCTTTCAATAGCCCTCCAGCAGCCTCGTCCAAAGAACAAGACAACCAGGAACCTTTAG
- a CDS encoding IS1 family transposase, whose translation MTVWLAVHCPHCQSTDVKKHGTSSNGKRRYRCLNLDCPYATFSQTIDYPGRRPEVKQQIIEMTLNGSGVRDIARVLHVSTATVIQELKKNPQLQRVNQELLSQLQLDQVEVVVKQAQTVDEPGVEESELDEMWSYVGKKTNPRWLWHAIDRKTGKVLAYVFGARKDEVFLQLKALLEPFGIKRYCTDGWGAYERHLPLELHEVGKQKTQRIERKHLRLRTRIKRLMRKTICFSKTEFMHDLVIGLFINRYEFGLPI comes from the coding sequence ATGACTGTTTGGCTAGCCGTCCACTGCCCTCACTGCCAAAGTACAGATGTGAAAAAGCATGGGACATCATCAAATGGCAAACGACGTTATCGTTGCTTGAATTTGGATTGTCCGTATGCAACCTTTAGTCAAACCATCGATTACCCAGGTCGGAGACCAGAGGTCAAGCAACAGATTATTGAAATGACTTTGAATGGCAGTGGGGTGAGAGACATAGCTCGGGTGCTGCATGTGAGCACAGCTACAGTCATCCAAGAATTAAAAAAAAATCCCCAATTACAACGCGTCAATCAGGAGCTGTTGAGCCAGCTGCAACTCGACCAAGTGGAGGTAGTAGTCAAGCAGGCCCAAACAGTTGATGAACCTGGAGTAGAAGAATCTGAACTGGATGAGATGTGGAGCTACGTGGGGAAGAAGACAAATCCTCGATGGTTATGGCATGCGATTGACCGCAAGACAGGGAAAGTACTAGCTTATGTCTTTGGAGCGCGAAAAGATGAAGTTTTCCTTCAACTTAAGGCATTATTAGAACCGTTTGGAATCAAACGATATTGCACGGATGGATGGGGAGCATACGAACGGCATTTACCACTTGAGCTGCATGAGGTAGGGAAGCAAAAAACCCAGAGGATTGAACGCAAGCATTTGAGGCTGAGAACGAGAATTAAACGACTAATGCGCAAGACAATTTGCTTTTCCAAAACTGAGTTTATGCATGATTTGGTAATTGGGTTGTTTATCAATCGCTATGAATTTGGTCTACCAATTTAG
- the pgl gene encoding 6-phosphogluconolactonase — protein sequence MNRTVEVLPDQAALIQRSLELTLSKIHTAINDRGLCTIALSGGSTPKPLYEAIATQQLPWDKIHVFWGDERYVPPENPDSNQLMARRAWLDRVDIPAENIHPIPTDEADPAVAAHKYEQHLQEFFQTKNGEFPALDLNLLGMGDDGHTASLFPHTEALHVRDRLITVGSKDGQHRITFTVPTINHSRCVMFIVAGANKRSALAQVFAPVADDFTYPARLVQPQGELWWLLSQDAGQELKLNNN from the coding sequence ATGAACAGAACAGTTGAAGTGTTACCGGACCAAGCGGCGCTGATTCAGCGATCGCTCGAACTCACGCTCTCAAAAATTCATACAGCTATCAACGACCGGGGATTGTGTACGATCGCCTTGTCTGGTGGCAGTACACCTAAACCTTTATACGAAGCAATTGCCACGCAGCAGCTGCCTTGGGATAAAATTCATGTATTTTGGGGAGATGAACGCTACGTCCCACCAGAGAATCCAGATAGTAATCAATTGATGGCTCGTCGTGCTTGGCTAGATCGAGTGGATATTCCCGCTGAAAATATCCACCCCATACCCACTGATGAAGCAGATCCAGCAGTTGCTGCCCATAAATATGAGCAACATCTACAGGAGTTTTTTCAGACTAAAAATGGGGAATTTCCGGCTTTGGATCTGAATTTGCTGGGCATGGGTGATGATGGACATACTGCATCTCTATTTCCACACACTGAAGCATTGCACGTGCGCGATCGCTTAATTACTGTAGGCAGTAAAGACGGTCAGCATCGGATTACATTCACAGTCCCCACGATCAATCACAGTCGCTGTGTCATGTTTATCGTCGCTGGAGCTAATAAACGGTCAGCCTTAGCGCAGGTATTTGCGCCTGTAGCGGATGACTTCACCTACCCAGCGCGGTTAGTCCAGCCTCAAGGTGAACTTTGGTGGCTTCTATCTCAAGATGCAGGGCAAGAATTGAAGCTAAATAATAATTAA
- the gyrB gene encoding DNA topoisomerase (ATP-hydrolyzing) subunit B produces MTSSYSADQIQVLEGLEPVRKRPGMYIGSTGPRGLHHLVYEVVDNSIDEALAGYCTHIEIDLNADGSVTVTDDGRGIPTDTHPQTGKSALETVMTVLHAGGKFGGGGYKVSGGLHGVGISVVNALSEMVEVTVWRDKQVYTQRFERGIPVTELQAKPYKELRTGTSVTFKPDLDIFTTNGTEFDYITLAGRLRELAYLNAGVKITFTDHRLELLKSNEPKVQTYEYKGGIREYVAYMNRDKQPLHEEIIYVQGERNNVQVEVSLQWCTDAYTDNLLGFANNIRTVDGGTHLEGLKTVLTRTLNAIARKRNKIKEKEDNLSGEHVREGLTGVISVKVPDPEFEGQTKTKLGNTEVRGIVDSLVGEVLTEYLDFHPGIADAILDKAIQAFKAAEAARHARELVRRKSVLESSPLPGKLADCSSRDPRESEIFIVEGDSAGGCFSGDTLIALADGRSLSFKEIVAEQAMGKEHFCYTIRHDGTISLERIINARMTKADAEVIKVTLDNGETIICTPDHRFMLRDGSYKPAASLTADDSLMPLYQKLSDKSELGITIDGYEMVWNPRSDSWLFTHLLADWYNRWQGVYKLTDGEHCHHVDFNKLNNNPTNLLRLPANEHLALHRIHLEQTLHRQDVIDKCREIRQSNEFRAMMSQRMRQPETRQILSEQAKEQWEDEAYKAYMTGKWREFYDSNDTYRTSNREQLNQAQQKYWNNAANCLAQAERVRNHFANNPEAREIHSQLAKQQWQDRALVEWRREKTQEQWTPEFRAKRLAALNQTYYRKTIVALKQIEIQQGQLDLDAYHAFRIAKRDKSLLRFETFCDRYFEGNAALAREAVANYNHRVVSIERLEELIDVYDIEVPHTHNFALASGVFVHNSAKQGRDRRFQAILPLRGKILNIEKTDDAKIYKNTEIQALITALGLGVKGEEFDASQLRYHRIVVMTDADVDGAHIRTLLLTFFYRYQRSLIEQGYIYIACPPLYKVERGRNHYYCYSDREKDNLIQHEFPGNANYTIQRFKGLGEMMPQQLWETTMNPQTRTLKQVEVEDAAEADRIFTVLMGDRVAPRREFIETYGSRLSLTDLDI; encoded by the coding sequence ATGACGAGTAGCTACAGTGCCGATCAGATTCAAGTTCTGGAAGGTCTGGAACCCGTCCGTAAACGACCGGGAATGTATATCGGTTCCACTGGTCCGCGAGGACTCCATCATTTAGTTTACGAGGTAGTAGACAACTCGATCGATGAAGCTTTAGCTGGATACTGCACTCATATAGAAATAGACCTAAACGCCGATGGTTCCGTTACAGTCACAGATGACGGTCGCGGCATTCCGACCGATACCCATCCTCAAACTGGCAAATCAGCGCTGGAGACCGTAATGACGGTGCTTCATGCCGGGGGCAAGTTTGGCGGTGGTGGCTATAAAGTTTCTGGTGGTCTGCACGGTGTTGGTATTTCTGTTGTCAACGCCTTGTCCGAGATGGTCGAAGTCACTGTCTGGCGAGACAAGCAGGTTTACACACAGCGCTTTGAGCGCGGTATCCCCGTTACTGAACTGCAAGCAAAGCCATACAAAGAACTCCGCACTGGGACTTCAGTTACATTCAAGCCTGACCTAGATATCTTCACCACCAATGGCACAGAGTTTGATTACATCACTCTAGCTGGCCGCCTGCGCGAGTTGGCGTATTTGAATGCTGGTGTCAAAATCACCTTTACTGACCATCGCCTTGAACTGCTGAAAAGCAACGAGCCGAAAGTACAAACCTATGAGTACAAAGGCGGCATTCGAGAATATGTTGCCTATATGAACCGCGACAAGCAACCGCTGCATGAGGAAATCATCTATGTGCAGGGAGAACGCAACAATGTGCAAGTCGAGGTTTCATTGCAGTGGTGTACCGATGCTTACACGGATAATTTGTTGGGCTTTGCGAATAACATCCGTACCGTTGATGGCGGTACTCACCTGGAAGGGTTAAAAACTGTTTTAACTCGCACCTTAAATGCGATCGCTCGCAAGCGCAACAAAATTAAAGAAAAAGAAGATAATCTCAGTGGAGAACACGTTCGGGAAGGATTGACAGGAGTAATTTCTGTCAAAGTCCCCGATCCAGAATTTGAAGGTCAAACCAAGACTAAATTAGGCAATACCGAGGTGCGGGGAATTGTTGATTCGCTAGTGGGAGAAGTTCTCACCGAGTACCTGGATTTTCATCCTGGTATAGCCGATGCCATCTTGGATAAAGCGATTCAAGCCTTTAAAGCCGCAGAAGCCGCCCGTCATGCCCGTGAGTTAGTGCGGCGTAAGTCGGTGCTGGAGTCTTCTCCCTTACCCGGTAAGTTAGCTGATTGTAGTTCCAGAGACCCCAGAGAGTCAGAGATCTTCATCGTGGAAGGGGATTCAGCGGGTGGGTGCTTTTCTGGAGATACGCTAATTGCACTGGCTGATGGGCGATCGCTCAGTTTCAAAGAAATTGTGGCTGAACAAGCGATGGGGAAAGAGCATTTTTGCTACACCATTCGCCATGATGGAACTATCAGTCTAGAACGCATCATCAATGCTCGGATGACCAAGGCAGATGCCGAGGTGATTAAGGTAACATTGGATAACGGAGAAACCATTATCTGCACACCCGATCACCGGTTTATGTTGCGGGATGGTAGCTACAAGCCAGCAGCATCGCTGACAGCAGATGATTCGCTGATGCCGCTTTATCAGAAGCTGTCTGACAAAAGTGAACTAGGAATTACCATTGATGGCTACGAGATGGTTTGGAATCCGCGTTCCGATTCTTGGCTTTTTACTCACTTACTAGCTGACTGGTATAACCGTTGGCAAGGTGTCTATAAGCTTACAGACGGCGAACACTGTCATCATGTTGATTTCAACAAGCTCAACAACAACCCCACAAACCTTCTACGTTTGCCTGCTAATGAACATCTGGCGCTACACCGCATACATCTTGAACAAACACTGCATCGGCAAGATGTGATTGATAAATGCCGCGAAATTCGCCAAAGCAACGAGTTTCGGGCCATGATGAGCCAACGGATGCGGCAACCGGAAACGCGGCAGATTCTCTCAGAACAGGCGAAGGAGCAGTGGGAAGACGAAGCTTACAAAGCCTACATGACTGGCAAGTGGCGCGAGTTTTATGACAGTAATGACACCTATCGCACTTCAAATCGCGAACAGTTAAACCAAGCGCAACAAAAATATTGGAATAATGCAGCAAACTGCCTAGCTCAGGCTGAACGTGTTCGTAATCATTTTGCTAATAATCCTGAAGCACGAGAGATCCATTCACAGCTAGCCAAGCAGCAGTGGCAAGATCGGGCTTTGGTGGAGTGGAGGCGAGAAAAAACACAGGAACAATGGACACCTGAATTTCGTGCCAAACGTCTAGCGGCGTTAAACCAAACCTACTATCGCAAAACGATTGTAGCTCTTAAACAAATTGAAATTCAGCAAGGTCAGCTGGATTTAGATGCTTACCACGCCTTCCGGATCGCAAAGCGAGATAAGTCGCTGTTAAGGTTTGAGACATTCTGCGACCGCTACTTTGAGGGTAATGCAGCACTAGCGCGTGAAGCAGTTGCTAACTACAACCACCGTGTTGTTTCCATTGAACGCTTAGAGGAGCTGATAGACGTTTACGACATCGAAGTTCCACACACACATAACTTTGCTTTAGCAAGTGGTGTGTTTGTCCATAACAGCGCCAAGCAAGGACGCGATCGCCGCTTCCAAGCCATTCTTCCCCTACGCGGCAAAATCCTCAATATTGAGAAAACTGACGATGCCAAAATCTACAAAAATACCGAAATCCAGGCTCTAATCACCGCGCTTGGACTGGGTGTTAAAGGTGAGGAATTCGATGCTTCCCAGCTGCGCTATCACCGCATTGTCGTTATGACGGATGCTGATGTTGATGGAGCGCACATCAGAACGCTGTTGCTGACGTTCTTCTATCGCTATCAACGATCGCTGATCGAGCAGGGTTACATTTATATTGCCTGTCCGCCATTGTATAAAGTCGAGCGAGGACGCAATCACTACTATTGCTACAGCGATCGCGAAAAAGACAACCTGATCCAACACGAGTTCCCTGGCAATGCCAACTACACCATCCAGCGGTTTAAAGGATTAGGTGAAATGATGCCACAGCAGTTGTGGGAAACTACGATGAACCCGCAAACCCGCACTTTAAAACAAGTTGAGGTGGAGGATGCCGCTGAAGCAGATCGGATCTTTACCGTGTTGATGGGCGATCGCGTCGCACCTCGCCGCGAATTCATTGAAACCTATGGTTCGCGCCTCAGCCTCACGGATCTAGATATCTAG
- a CDS encoding iron-siderophore ABC transporter substrate-binding protein produces the protein MFWACYGNISQNSSSKIDTAYPTSQLPVATRVVKHAGGETKIPVKPQRIITLHDSTILDPVLALGVKPIGVATYAPKQGVLFRGISDDQVTGIPQVGSAFQPSLERILMLKPDLILGREYQQDIYNMLANIAPTVLVDWKSFNSFQDNFRYIAQILGEDEQAKLVLNQYQERIQEFQCRMGKRLQEIEVSVIGFSGQNIKSFNSRDAVFNQVLDDLGIKRLPIQKNQKQRYLELSIEYLTEYDADVLFVINESSTKPLSYLKNSIWSRLKAVQNKQIYEVDKGNWFAAGPLGVNKIIDDLFKYLVNSETTRP, from the coding sequence TTGTTTTGGGCTTGTTATGGTAATATTTCTCAAAATAGCTCAAGCAAAATTGATACCGCCTATCCTACTTCCCAATTACCAGTAGCCACACGAGTAGTAAAACACGCTGGAGGTGAAACAAAGATTCCCGTTAAACCCCAACGCATCATCACATTACATGACTCGACTATCCTCGATCCTGTATTGGCTTTGGGTGTGAAACCGATTGGTGTGGCGACCTATGCCCCTAAGCAAGGAGTTTTATTTCGTGGTATAAGCGATGATCAAGTGACGGGTATCCCGCAAGTTGGCAGTGCATTCCAGCCTTCTCTAGAGAGAATTCTCATGCTCAAACCCGACTTAATTTTAGGACGTGAATATCAACAAGATATTTACAATATGCTTGCTAATATTGCTCCTACAGTATTGGTTGACTGGAAAAGTTTTAATTCTTTTCAGGATAATTTTCGCTACATTGCCCAAATATTAGGTGAAGACGAACAAGCCAAGCTGGTACTAAATCAGTACCAAGAACGGATTCAAGAGTTCCAATGCCGCATGGGCAAGCGGTTACAGGAAATAGAAGTATCTGTGATCGGATTTTCTGGACAAAATATTAAATCCTTTAATAGTCGTGACGCTGTATTTAACCAAGTTCTTGATGATTTAGGTATAAAGCGCCTGCCCATTCAGAAAAATCAAAAACAAAGGTATTTGGAATTGAGTATAGAATATTTAACTGAGTATGATGCAGATGTTTTGTTTGTAATTAATGAGTCCAGCACTAAACCACTATCTTACTTAAAAAATTCTATTTGGTCTCGACTTAAAGCCGTACAAAATAAACAGATTTATGAGGTTGATAAAGGTAATTGGTTTGCTGCTGGTCCTTTAGGAGTTAATAAGATTATTGACGATTTGTTCAAGTACTTAGTGAACTCAGAAACTACTAGACCGTAG